A stretch of Vibrio maritimus DNA encodes these proteins:
- a CDS encoding 3-keto-L-gulonate-6-phosphate decarboxylase UlaD codes for MPKPLLQMALDATDLDVALASIEHVADKLDVIEVGTILAFAHGVDSVKVLREKYPNHTVVCDMKITDASAILARLAMEAGANWVTVSAAAHIETIRSAKNVTDEFDGEVQIELYGRWTLDDARAWVEMGITHAIYHRSRDAELAGVNWTQQDLNKMQELSNLGIELSITGGIVPDDLHLFKNLTVKSFIAGRALAGSNGREVAESFHTEIGKHW; via the coding sequence ATGCCTAAACCTTTATTGCAAATGGCACTTGACGCAACCGACCTCGATGTGGCTCTCGCGTCGATAGAACATGTTGCGGACAAACTAGATGTCATTGAGGTCGGTACTATTTTGGCGTTCGCTCATGGTGTGGACAGTGTAAAAGTCCTCCGTGAAAAATACCCCAATCATACCGTCGTCTGCGACATGAAAATAACCGATGCCAGTGCCATTTTAGCGCGCTTGGCCATGGAAGCAGGTGCCAACTGGGTCACCGTAAGCGCTGCAGCTCATATCGAAACCATACGTTCTGCCAAAAATGTCACCGATGAGTTCGATGGCGAAGTACAGATCGAGCTCTACGGTCGTTGGACGCTGGACGACGCCAGAGCTTGGGTCGAGATGGGAATTACCCATGCTATTTACCATCGGTCACGTGATGCTGAACTCGCTGGCGTTAATTGGACCCAACAAGATTTAAATAAAATGCAGGAATTATCGAATTTAGGAATTGAACTCTCTATCACTGGTGGTATTGTGCCAGACGATCTGCATTTGTTTAAGAATCTTACTGTTAAGTCATTTATTGCTGGTCGAGCGTTAGCTGGTAGCAATGGTCGTGAAGTAGCAGAAAGTTTTCACACTGAAATAGGAAAACATTGGTAG
- a CDS encoding FGGY-family carbohydrate kinase, producing the protein MNYYIGIDSGGTFMKAALFDANGTQCGLARVSASVINDQQGWVERDLDALWQNAVDVIRQLLAQTDVDPTDIKGLSISAQGKGVYLLDKKGQSLGYGIMSSDSRSLPIVKSWLDQGVAETIYPTTLQTLWTGHPVSILRWLKENDIERYNNIGAILMSHDYLRYRLTGEVAAELTNISESNLFNSITGEYDKSLLSIFGIEELWDALPPIVKPQQQAGKVTAAIAKETGLAEGTPVFGGLFDVVSTAICSGINSSEDKLNYVMGTWAVTSGISKQVTKAHHNFVYGHYAIDDEYIIHEASPTSAGNYEWFADYLGESGELDHTQNQALVAALAPASSSVYFVPFLYGSNQGLGLKSGFYGLQSHHSKGHLIQAIWEGILFCHNLHLERMRQRFPKAKVLKVTGGPAMSSVWMQMLADLTGMTVEISEVDETGSLGAAMMAMVGSGEFDSLQECTNSITSSVSRIEPNPENHSRYQKKYHNYQKLVQLFKQFEDEIDA; encoded by the coding sequence ATGAACTATTACATCGGTATTGATTCTGGCGGCACCTTTATGAAAGCCGCGTTATTTGACGCTAACGGCACCCAATGCGGACTCGCTCGCGTTTCAGCAAGCGTCATCAACGATCAACAAGGTTGGGTGGAGCGTGATTTGGATGCGCTGTGGCAAAACGCGGTTGATGTGATTAGACAGCTGTTAGCGCAGACTGACGTTGACCCTACCGACATTAAAGGGCTGAGCATTTCCGCCCAAGGTAAAGGGGTTTACCTGCTAGATAAGAAAGGGCAAAGCCTAGGATACGGCATCATGTCTTCCGACTCGCGCTCTTTGCCCATCGTCAAAAGTTGGTTAGATCAAGGCGTTGCTGAGACGATTTATCCAACCACCTTGCAAACGCTTTGGACAGGACACCCCGTGTCTATCCTTCGATGGCTCAAAGAGAACGATATCGAGCGTTACAACAATATTGGTGCGATTCTCATGTCCCACGATTATTTGAGATATCGCTTAACTGGCGAAGTCGCCGCCGAGCTAACCAACATATCTGAGAGTAACCTCTTCAATTCCATCACCGGTGAGTACGATAAATCACTTTTGAGCATATTCGGTATAGAGGAGCTCTGGGATGCGCTACCTCCAATTGTAAAACCGCAACAACAAGCCGGCAAAGTTACGGCTGCGATCGCTAAAGAGACAGGCCTTGCAGAAGGCACTCCTGTGTTCGGTGGACTTTTCGACGTCGTCTCAACCGCGATCTGTTCTGGCATTAACTCATCCGAAGACAAGCTCAACTATGTGATGGGTACATGGGCAGTCACCTCGGGAATCTCAAAACAGGTCACTAAAGCACATCATAACTTCGTCTATGGTCACTATGCCATTGACGATGAATACATTATTCATGAGGCCAGCCCAACCTCGGCTGGTAACTACGAATGGTTCGCCGATTACCTTGGAGAGAGCGGTGAGCTCGACCACACACAAAACCAAGCATTAGTGGCAGCATTAGCGCCAGCGTCAAGTTCAGTCTACTTCGTGCCTTTCCTCTACGGCTCCAATCAGGGCTTAGGTTTGAAATCTGGCTTTTATGGTCTTCAGTCTCACCACAGCAAGGGCCACTTAATTCAAGCGATCTGGGAAGGGATTCTTTTCTGTCACAATCTGCACCTTGAACGGATGCGTCAGCGTTTTCCAAAAGCAAAGGTACTAAAGGTAACTGGGGGGCCAGCCATGAGTTCCGTCTGGATGCAGATGTTAGCCGACCTTACCGGTATGACAGTAGAAATATCTGAAGTTGATGAAACTGGCTCTTTAGGGGCAGCAATGATGGCTATGGTGGGCTCTGGGGAGTTTGATTCTCTCCAGGAATGCACTAACAGCATTACAAGTTCGGTGTCTCGCATCGAGCCCAATCCAGAGAACCATTCACGTTACCAAAAGAAATACCACAACTACCAAAAACTGGTTCAGTTATTCAAACAATTTGAGGATGAAATCGATGCCTAA
- a CDS encoding YhcH/YjgK/YiaL family protein: MLVGSTQPTSITKSYPIVIQNVLEYLNSLDYASLTLGRHELPGFDSNKAWFVVLEYNKEPLENFKPEVHKYHSDLQIVLEGSETMAWSIDTGKHTNAEPYLEQRDLQFYNHDGIDLNLIHATPKQFYLFTPNIVHITNIKNDDDQPVRKLVVKIHNDLLEAK; encoded by the coding sequence ATGTTAGTTGGAAGCACTCAACCTACTTCAATAACAAAGTCGTACCCTATCGTTATCCAAAACGTCTTGGAATACTTAAATAGCCTTGATTATGCATCTCTCACTTTGGGGCGTCATGAATTACCCGGGTTTGATTCAAATAAGGCGTGGTTTGTTGTACTGGAATACAACAAAGAACCTCTGGAAAACTTCAAGCCTGAAGTTCACAAATATCACTCTGATTTGCAAATTGTGCTAGAGGGTAGTGAGACCATGGCGTGGTCTATCGACACGGGCAAGCACACAAACGCCGAACCTTATTTAGAACAAAGAGATCTGCAATTCTACAATCATGACGGTATTGATCTAAACCTTATTCACGCTACGCCAAAACAGTTTTACTTGTTCACACCCAATATCGTGCACATTACCAATATCAAAAATGATGATGACCAGCCAGTAAGGAAACTTGTGGTGAAGATTCATAACGATCTACTGGAAGCGAAATAA
- a CDS encoding Cof-type HAD-IIB family hydrolase — protein sequence MYKLLALDLDGTLLNSAHTISGELIETIQQIAVNTHVVIVTGRHHVAAKPYYDQLGLSTPIICCNGTYIFDYQNNSVIQENAIDKNIANQFITLSQAHDLKMVMYVRDAMLYSRARPIEYMEALLTWSQTFPESERPNIQKVDDFQLEAERSDYVWKFVVEGEVDSFAKLPFIKKHFNGERSWIDRVDFAATGNSKGNAICQYILPLGIELDECVAVGDNHNDISMLKVAGIGIAMKNADDTVKSAANLITEKNNDDKRSLALLLKQLFLNTH from the coding sequence ATGTACAAATTATTGGCGTTAGACCTCGATGGGACACTGCTTAACTCAGCGCATACTATCAGCGGAGAGTTGATCGAAACCATACAACAGATCGCGGTGAACACACATGTGGTGATTGTAACAGGTCGCCACCATGTCGCCGCGAAGCCATATTACGACCAACTCGGTCTTTCGACGCCAATCATTTGTTGCAACGGTACCTATATCTTTGACTACCAGAACAACTCTGTGATTCAAGAAAATGCCATCGACAAAAACATAGCTAATCAGTTCATCACGCTCTCACAAGCACATGACCTCAAAATGGTGATGTATGTTCGTGATGCCATGCTCTACTCACGAGCTCGTCCTATTGAGTATATGGAAGCTTTACTTACCTGGTCACAAACCTTCCCAGAAAGCGAACGCCCGAATATTCAAAAGGTAGATGATTTCCAACTTGAAGCAGAACGCTCAGACTACGTTTGGAAGTTCGTCGTCGAGGGTGAAGTAGACAGCTTTGCAAAACTGCCTTTCATAAAAAAACACTTTAATGGTGAACGTTCTTGGATTGACCGAGTCGATTTTGCAGCAACAGGCAACAGCAAAGGTAATGCGATATGTCAGTATATTTTGCCCTTAGGCATCGAACTTGATGAGTGCGTGGCCGTTGGTGACAACCACAACGATATTTCCATGTTGAAAGTCGCTGGTATCGGTATCGCGATGAAAAACGCCGATGATACCGTAAAAAGCGCCGCCAACCTTATCACCGAAAAAAACAATGATGATAAGCGCAGCCTGGCACTTTTATTAAAACAACTCTTTCTCAATACTCATTAA
- a CDS encoding L-ribulose-5-phosphate 4-epimerase yields MYQELKQRVLAANLQLPKYGLVTFTWGNVSEIDRERGVIAIKPSGVEYDVMTVDDIVVIDLEGNRLEGNLNPSSDTATHIELYKAFPTIGGIVHTHSRNATIWAQAGRDIPALGTTHADYFYGDVPCTRLLSKEEIETDYEKNTGLVIIEEFNQRDIDPQAMPGAIIAGHAPFTWGKDGSDAVHNAVVMEEIAAMATATRAISPEVAIQPELLDKHYNRKHGKNSYYGQK; encoded by the coding sequence ATGTACCAAGAATTAAAGCAACGCGTACTCGCTGCAAACTTACAACTACCTAAATATGGTCTTGTTACCTTCACTTGGGGCAACGTATCCGAAATTGATCGCGAACGTGGCGTAATTGCTATCAAGCCATCAGGTGTGGAATACGATGTGATGACAGTCGACGATATTGTCGTTATCGATCTTGAAGGCAATCGTCTCGAAGGCAATCTGAATCCTTCAAGCGACACTGCGACTCACATTGAACTTTATAAAGCCTTCCCAACCATCGGTGGAATTGTTCATACCCATTCACGCAATGCGACAATTTGGGCACAAGCAGGCCGAGATATCCCAGCACTCGGCACTACTCATGCTGACTACTTTTATGGCGATGTCCCTTGCACACGCTTACTTAGTAAGGAAGAGATAGAGACTGATTACGAAAAAAACACTGGACTCGTCATCATTGAAGAGTTTAACCAAAGAGATATAGACCCTCAAGCTATGCCAGGCGCCATCATAGCTGGCCACGCTCCGTTTACCTGGGGTAAAGATGGGTCTGATGCTGTACACAATGCCGTCGTCATGGAGGAAATTGCGGCGATGGCAACCGCAACTCGTGCTATCAGCCCAGAAGTTGCCATTCAACCCGAGTTGCTCGACAAACACTACAACCGTAAGCACGGCAAGAATTCATACTACGGGCAGAAGTAA
- a CDS encoding DctP family TRAP transporter solute-binding subunit, which translates to MKTLLKLTLLASTIAMSSNVLAATTLKLAHAAPESDLQQNLSLFFKQEVEARSNGDIKVNIYPQGQLGSDKQMIDGSRAGIVDLAMVGLNNYNGLMPESAAFTLPFMFPDRETAYKVLDGEPGQEVLAKFEKFGLKGLGFPENGYRNMTNNDKPIRTPADVKGLQMRVNGSKALNDMFNELGANPQQLPVSELYTALETGVVDSQDHPISVTLSFKFNEVQKYLSLTQHAYSPLVLTMNLRKFNGLSPEEQKIIEEVSAEAVAMQRRLSIEKEDEMIAELEAQGMQVNRDVDGAAFQQAIQPVWSAYIEKNGDTMINKIKVAAK; encoded by the coding sequence ATGAAAACCCTACTAAAACTCACGTTGCTTGCTTCAACTATCGCAATGAGCTCAAACGTACTTGCTGCAACAACTTTGAAATTAGCACACGCAGCACCAGAGTCTGATTTACAACAAAACCTGTCGTTATTCTTCAAGCAAGAAGTGGAAGCGCGCTCTAACGGCGACATCAAAGTCAACATCTATCCTCAAGGTCAGCTAGGCAGTGATAAGCAAATGATCGACGGGTCTCGCGCGGGGATTGTAGATTTGGCAATGGTCGGTTTGAACAACTATAACGGGTTAATGCCTGAGTCGGCAGCCTTTACCCTGCCGTTCATGTTCCCAGACCGTGAGACGGCATACAAAGTACTTGATGGTGAACCAGGTCAAGAAGTTCTGGCTAAGTTTGAGAAATTCGGTCTTAAAGGTCTTGGGTTCCCGGAAAACGGCTATCGCAACATGACCAATAATGATAAGCCTATTCGCACACCGGCAGACGTAAAAGGACTGCAAATGCGAGTTAATGGCTCTAAAGCACTAAACGACATGTTTAACGAACTTGGTGCTAACCCACAACAACTTCCGGTGTCTGAGCTTTACACAGCACTTGAAACAGGCGTTGTCGACTCTCAAGACCACCCAATTTCTGTAACGCTTTCGTTCAAGTTCAATGAAGTACAAAAATACTTAAGCCTTACTCAGCATGCTTATTCTCCATTGGTTCTAACTATGAACCTACGTAAATTCAACGGCCTAAGCCCAGAAGAGCAAAAGATCATCGAAGAGGTTTCAGCAGAAGCGGTAGCGATGCAACGCAGGCTCAGCATTGAGAAAGAAGACGAGATGATTGCAGAGCTTGAAGCACAGGGTATGCAAGTGAACCGTGATGTTGACGGCGCTGCATTCCAACAAGCTATCCAACCAGTTTGGAGTGCATATATCGAGAAAAATGGCGACACCATGATCAACAAGATCAAGGTAGCGGCTAAGTAA
- a CDS encoding TRAP transporter large permease subunit has product MTLAIFLSVLIVSILLGLPVAFALLLSSIALMLHMDFFSADILAQSLINGVDSFTLLAIPFFLIAGEVMASGGLSQRIVRLATTYVGHRQGGLGYVAIMTSVLLAGLSGSAVADAAALVSILYPMMKAAKYPEAPSMGLLASGGIIAPVIPPSIPLILVGVAGGISIKNLFLGGIVPGLLMGLTLMFVWRMTVRKENLETSAKATKAEKRAALKDGVWALLLPVIIIVGIRFGIFTPTEAAVVAAAYAIFISTFVYKELTLKKFYDIVINAGRSTAMVMFLVGCAMVAAWLITVAQLPQQLAELLGPLVDSPRLLMAVIMLLVLCVGMVMDLSPTILILVPLLMPVIKMAGIDPTYFGLLFVINCSIGLITPPVGTVLNVVCGVARVPMSTAVKGVLPFIGAYMALLALFVIFPSIITVPMSFVIG; this is encoded by the coding sequence ATGACGCTAGCCATTTTCTTATCGGTATTGATTGTCTCGATCCTACTTGGTCTCCCAGTGGCATTTGCCCTGTTATTGTCTTCAATAGCACTGATGCTACATATGGACTTCTTCAGTGCGGACATTCTTGCGCAGTCTTTAATTAATGGCGTAGACAGCTTTACGCTACTTGCGATTCCATTCTTCCTCATTGCAGGCGAAGTTATGGCATCAGGTGGTTTGTCGCAGCGTATTGTCCGCTTAGCCACTACTTATGTCGGGCATCGTCAGGGCGGTTTAGGCTACGTAGCCATCATGACCTCAGTTCTACTTGCTGGACTATCAGGCTCAGCCGTGGCGGACGCAGCAGCCTTAGTAAGTATCTTGTATCCCATGATGAAAGCGGCGAAATATCCTGAAGCTCCTTCAATGGGTTTGCTGGCTTCAGGCGGCATCATCGCACCGGTTATTCCACCTTCAATTCCTCTTATCTTAGTAGGTGTTGCAGGCGGCATCTCCATCAAAAACCTGTTCCTTGGCGGCATCGTCCCGGGGCTATTAATGGGCCTGACATTGATGTTCGTTTGGCGAATGACCGTTCGCAAAGAGAATCTAGAAACATCGGCAAAAGCCACCAAAGCAGAGAAACGAGCGGCGCTTAAAGATGGTGTCTGGGCACTATTGCTACCAGTAATCATCATCGTCGGCATTCGCTTCGGTATCTTTACTCCAACGGAAGCAGCGGTTGTTGCAGCAGCATACGCAATTTTCATCTCTACCTTTGTGTACAAAGAGTTGACGCTTAAGAAGTTCTACGACATCGTCATCAACGCAGGTCGGTCAACGGCAATGGTCATGTTCTTAGTTGGCTGTGCCATGGTAGCAGCGTGGCTGATTACGGTCGCTCAGCTTCCTCAACAATTGGCGGAACTATTAGGTCCACTCGTGGATAGCCCTCGCCTGCTAATGGCGGTCATTATGTTACTCGTACTTTGCGTGGGCATGGTGATGGATTTAAGCCCAACCATTCTAATTCTCGTTCCACTGTTAATGCCTGTAATCAAGATGGCTGGCATTGACCCAACTTATTTTGGCCTTCTGTTCGTTATCAACTGTTCAATTGGCTTAATTACGCCTCCTGTAGGCACCGTACTAAACGTAGTTTGTGGTGTAGCTAGAGTGCCTATGTCGACTGCTGTGAAAGGTGTATTGCCATTCATAGGTGCATACATGGCCCTACTCGCATTGTTTGTCATATTTCCAAGCATTATCACTGTGCCAATGTCATTTGTCATTGGTTAA
- a CDS encoding TRAP transporter small permease produces MQSVFKSIWKSIDVIMAVILTCMIVLVFTNVVLRYGFSSGLRPSVELSRLGLVWVVMLGAAVVLRRGEHLAVSEFSERLFPKAVPVLRRLCWIVVLVSVSMLFIGSYRQMMSNWSDISQLTGLPSALFYLAGVVSGGLMGVIAFVRIFKPDWQLDSLEEEKE; encoded by the coding sequence ATGCAAAGTGTATTCAAGAGTATTTGGAAAAGCATCGACGTCATCATGGCTGTCATACTGACTTGCATGATTGTCCTCGTATTTACCAACGTTGTATTACGTTACGGCTTTTCATCTGGTCTTCGTCCCTCTGTAGAACTATCTCGCCTTGGTCTTGTATGGGTAGTCATGCTCGGTGCAGCCGTTGTGCTGCGCCGAGGTGAGCACCTTGCTGTCTCGGAATTTTCAGAACGACTATTTCCAAAAGCAGTACCCGTATTAAGACGACTTTGTTGGATAGTGGTGCTTGTATCAGTAAGCATGCTCTTCATCGGTTCTTACCGTCAAATGATGTCCAACTGGTCTGATATTTCTCAACTTACAGGGCTACCTTCAGCGTTATTTTACTTAGCTGGCGTGGTGTCAGGAGGGCTTATGGGCGTAATCGCTTTTGTGCGAATCTTCAAGCCAGACTGGCAGTTAGATAGCTTAGAAGAGGAGAAAGAATAA
- the yiaK gene encoding 3-dehydro-L-gulonate 2-dehydrogenase yields the protein MPLVSTEKLQQEYERILLARDMKPEMATKLAAGFVEMANEGTYSHGINRFPVFIDQVDKGQIKLNAEPECVNSMGALEQWDCNFGPGVLNGLICAERAMELARDYGIGMVGMRNSNHWMRGGAYVLKMARQGFAGIASTNSIAVMPAWGGKDHRVGSNPLIMAIAGDPPVVVDCSMTQFSYGQLQNFVLADKELPVVGGFDNNGELTKDPHVLWENKRLLPMGFWKGSSMAIVLDMMLTAITGGNSVPALTEDMGGEFGVSQFLIAIDLSKTMDESRYSAEMKRIRDYVLASEPAETGSVMIAGSEIQNFINKHEAAGGIEINDGIWDQITSL from the coding sequence ATGCCATTGGTATCTACGGAAAAACTACAACAAGAATATGAACGAATTCTTTTAGCTCGCGACATGAAACCTGAAATGGCAACTAAGCTAGCCGCGGGTTTTGTTGAAATGGCCAACGAAGGGACTTATTCACACGGTATTAACCGATTCCCGGTATTTATTGACCAAGTCGACAAAGGACAAATCAAACTTAACGCCGAACCAGAATGTGTAAACAGCATGGGCGCATTGGAACAATGGGATTGTAATTTTGGTCCTGGTGTACTCAACGGGTTAATTTGCGCAGAGCGAGCGATGGAATTGGCTCGTGATTATGGCATTGGCATGGTCGGTATGCGCAATTCCAACCATTGGATGCGTGGTGGTGCCTACGTACTAAAAATGGCGCGCCAGGGTTTCGCTGGTATCGCTTCTACTAACTCGATTGCAGTTATGCCAGCTTGGGGAGGTAAAGACCATCGAGTTGGCTCCAACCCATTGATTATGGCTATTGCAGGTGACCCACCAGTAGTAGTTGATTGCTCAATGACCCAATTTTCCTACGGGCAATTACAGAATTTCGTTTTGGCAGACAAAGAGCTACCTGTTGTTGGCGGCTTCGATAACAACGGTGAGCTAACTAAAGACCCACATGTTCTTTGGGAAAATAAACGCCTCCTACCAATGGGATTCTGGAAAGGTTCTTCAATGGCCATTGTCTTGGACATGATGTTGACCGCGATCACAGGTGGTAACTCAGTACCTGCCTTGACTGAAGATATGGGAGGTGAATTTGGTGTATCTCAATTCCTGATCGCGATTGACCTCAGTAAGACCATGGACGAGAGCCGTTATAGCGCAGAAATGAAGCGCATTCGCGACTATGTCCTTGCTTCTGAACCAGCAGAAACAGGTTCAGTGATGATTGCTGGTTCTGAGATCCAAAACTTCATCAACAAACACGAAGCAGCTGGCGGCATCGAGATCAATGATGGCATTTGGGATCAAATTACATCTCTGTAA
- a CDS encoding HopJ type III effector protein: MEKFLELLAAQPNDVMFEQTMQVIDEHFEFSPVSFTNGETQNQAGQNNGSCKIFAFAKIKELDEQSTLACFGQYYRDDVLKNPNGNDHANIRNFIKHGWAGIRFDGVALTAK, from the coding sequence ATGGAAAAGTTTCTAGAGTTGCTGGCAGCACAACCGAATGACGTCATGTTTGAACAGACGATGCAGGTTATTGACGAGCATTTCGAGTTCAGCCCAGTTAGCTTTACTAACGGTGAGACCCAGAACCAAGCAGGCCAAAACAATGGCTCTTGTAAGATTTTTGCTTTTGCGAAAATTAAGGAACTGGATGAGCAATCAACGCTAGCGTGTTTTGGTCAGTACTACCGTGATGATGTACTTAAAAACCCTAATGGCAACGACCACGCAAACATCCGTAACTTTATCAAACACGGCTGGGCTGGTATTCGCTTTGATGGCGTTGCTTTGACTGCTAAATAA
- a CDS encoding Cof-type HAD-IIB family hydrolase, with protein MTDIIKFIATDMDGTLLDENSNLPPAFPEFFQRLKNENILFAAASGRQYYSLYDTFEGYQDEMLFIAENGTLVMHQGKELYSCTLDSDSVPSIITKARSINDAFIVLCGKRGAYIETQDPTALEEISKYYHRCEYVEDLLTVEDEFIKIAVLNFNGSAEQIEPIIRPAFGDDFQVVVSAKIWLDVMNKVASKGAAIRHLQQTMGFTYQQTMSFGDYFNDAEMLKESYYSYAMENAHPGVKEIARFSAPSNTEFGVISAVYDFLDNQR; from the coding sequence ATGACCGACATTATTAAGTTCATCGCCACCGACATGGATGGCACATTGCTTGACGAAAACAGCAATTTGCCACCAGCATTCCCAGAGTTTTTCCAACGACTCAAGAATGAAAACATTCTATTCGCTGCTGCCTCTGGTCGTCAGTACTACAGTCTGTACGATACCTTTGAAGGCTATCAAGACGAGATGTTGTTCATCGCGGAAAACGGCACGCTAGTGATGCATCAAGGCAAAGAACTTTATAGCTGCACACTCGATAGTGATTCAGTTCCATCGATCATCACCAAAGCTCGCAGCATTAATGATGCATTCATCGTTTTATGCGGCAAGAGAGGAGCTTATATCGAGACTCAAGATCCAACCGCACTCGAAGAAATTAGCAAGTACTACCACCGCTGCGAGTACGTTGAAGATCTGCTTACTGTTGAAGACGAGTTCATCAAGATCGCAGTACTTAATTTCAATGGCTCAGCGGAACAGATTGAGCCAATAATTCGACCTGCATTCGGTGATGACTTCCAGGTTGTGGTGAGTGCAAAAATTTGGCTTGATGTTATGAACAAGGTCGCCTCAAAGGGTGCCGCAATTCGTCACCTGCAGCAGACGATGGGGTTCACGTATCAACAAACCATGAGTTTTGGTGATTACTTTAATGACGCAGAAATGCTTAAAGAGAGCTATTACTCGTATGCAATGGAAAACGCACACCCTGGTGTCAAAGAAATTGCGCGCTTTTCAGCACCAAGTAACACTGAGTTTGGCGTAATTAGCGCGGTATACGACTTTTTAGATAACCAGCGGTAA
- a CDS encoding family 16 glycosylhydrolase yields the protein MVKPFTYLAAGLMTPAIAMGASFSDPLTELDNQTWFLADGWENGFPFLNRWTKEQALFTNEGLTLTLKNTIDDHGYKDVVSGEIRSYGYYGNGCFEVEMKPVKADGVVSAFFLFAGPYDQPEGGNGIHNEIDIEFLGMNTNLVQLNFWTNDDNYEQHNEYIHYLDFDASEDFHTYAIEWNKNTIKWFIDGELVYRVRNTDDQPIPMKSDSRLRIMMNVWATNPQISNWAGTYDETTGLEHSAHFRNFKYTRSKCKNND from the coding sequence ATGGTTAAGCCATTTACTTATTTGGCAGCTGGTTTGATGACGCCAGCCATTGCAATGGGAGCCAGTTTTAGTGACCCTCTCACCGAACTCGACAATCAAACTTGGTTTCTCGCCGACGGCTGGGAGAATGGCTTTCCGTTTTTGAACCGCTGGACTAAAGAGCAAGCGCTATTCACCAACGAAGGCTTGACCCTAACGCTGAAAAACACCATCGATGATCATGGCTACAAGGATGTCGTTTCAGGGGAAATAAGAAGCTATGGCTATTATGGTAACGGCTGTTTCGAAGTCGAAATGAAACCGGTTAAAGCTGATGGTGTCGTGAGCGCTTTCTTTCTGTTTGCAGGCCCCTATGACCAGCCTGAAGGTGGAAACGGAATTCACAATGAGATAGATATCGAGTTTTTAGGTATGAACACCAATTTGGTTCAACTGAACTTTTGGACCAACGATGACAACTACGAACAGCACAACGAGTATATCCATTATCTGGACTTTGACGCCTCAGAAGACTTTCACACTTACGCTATCGAATGGAATAAAAACACCATCAAGTGGTTTATTGATGGTGAGCTTGTCTATCGCGTTAGGAATACCGACGACCAACCCATCCCGATGAAATCGGATAGCAGGCTTAGAATTATGATGAATGTGTGGGCTACTAATCCACAGATTTCCAACTGGGCAGGCACCTACGATGAAACCACCGGGCTCGAGCATTCCGCGCACTTTCGAAACTTCAAATACACACGGTCAAAATGTAAGAACAATGATTAA